In a genomic window of Pedosphaera parvula Ellin514:
- a CDS encoding serine/threonine-protein kinase: MNDSPNPDVAVFTEAVQLPAGQRGAYLDRACGSDRELRQRVEVLLQAHDRIGDFLEQSPQKPEMEARSGASVGEKPGDRIGRYKLLQQIGEGGCGVVYMAEQEEPVRRRIALKIIKPGMDTKSVIARFEAERQALALMDHPNIAKVFDAGATESGRPYFVMELVRGIKITEYCDQKSLTTEERLKLFIQVCQAIQHAHQKGIIHRDLKPSNILVTTSLEGAALPVVIDFGIAKATTNQRLTDKTLFTAFEMLIGTPAYMSPEQAALTSVDVDTRSDIYSLGVLLYELLTGATPFDAGELLKAGLDEVRRVIREQEPLRPSTHLSKMTEADLTTVAQHRCSEPPTLIRTVRGDLDWIVMKILEKDRTRRYETANGLALDIERFLANDPVSARPPSSLYKFQKTVLRNKLLFIGIGVIAGLFVTCLIIVSASLAKERQARRESDADKAKAQTEVAKSRQVTKFLEDMLQGVGPSVALGRDTTMLREILDRSAERVGTQLTNQPAVEAELRTRIGNVYGELALFNKAEAMQRGALATYKQLYGEENAETATALNGLAILLRQEGKLAEAEAAFREALKARRKNFGSENTDVATSLNELSRVLLEEDKTAEAETLSREALSTRRKLLGEENLDVADSLDSNGIILRLQGKNGEAEAMARQALAIRRKLLDEGHPLVAVSLINLGLVLFNEGKCDEAESCYREALDKQSKLVGHDHLNVAVGLSDLAFLFRKQDKVANAETLLRYALSVEGKFLAKEHPEYVKTYRKLGLTLESRGKLAEAEAADREVFELARKVYGDEHYEVAQALHSLLQVLMGEKKYAAIDQLLTEFLTPDFVSTAQSARCLVVRAEYLARRSRWKEAAADMALALRYHPTDSRYYHMQAPLLAETRDQGQYQLLCQNILKDFAGTSDPFVADRMAKDCLLLPASGVDLRLVSEMADTAVIAGKDEAAMPFFQCSKALAEYRQGHFANAIECAQKSLKGPEYLYAQAEAYPVLAMAHFQVKQNDAAKAALAKGLELMQDQLPKRGCDDLGDDWQGWIFSQVLMNEATSLINPEPASGNNAVRP; encoded by the coding sequence ATGAATGATTCCCCTAATCCTGACGTGGCTGTCTTTACAGAAGCCGTCCAGTTGCCTGCCGGCCAACGAGGGGCATATTTGGACCGTGCTTGCGGCAGTGACAGGGAACTGCGCCAGCGAGTTGAAGTGCTGCTACAAGCGCATGATCGGATCGGCGATTTTCTGGAGCAATCCCCCCAGAAGCCTGAGATGGAAGCCAGATCGGGGGCTTCTGTCGGCGAGAAACCAGGCGATCGTATTGGCCGCTATAAATTGTTGCAACAAATTGGCGAAGGCGGCTGCGGCGTGGTTTACATGGCCGAACAGGAGGAGCCGGTTCGTCGTCGGATCGCCCTGAAAATCATCAAGCCGGGCATGGACACCAAAAGCGTGATCGCCCGGTTTGAAGCCGAGCGACAGGCGCTCGCGTTGATGGATCACCCAAACATCGCCAAGGTATTCGATGCGGGTGCGACGGAATCCGGTCGGCCATATTTCGTCATGGAACTTGTCCGTGGTATCAAAATCACGGAATACTGCGATCAAAAGTCGCTGACAACCGAGGAGCGGTTGAAACTTTTCATCCAGGTGTGTCAGGCGATTCAACACGCGCATCAAAAGGGAATCATCCATCGGGACCTCAAGCCTTCCAACATATTGGTGACCACCAGCCTGGAAGGTGCGGCGTTGCCGGTGGTGATTGATTTTGGAATTGCCAAAGCCACCACGAACCAGCGATTAACGGACAAGACGCTATTCACGGCGTTCGAGATGCTCATTGGCACACCTGCCTATATGAGCCCCGAACAGGCGGCACTGACCAGCGTGGACGTGGACACGCGCTCTGACATTTATAGCTTGGGGGTTCTGCTTTACGAGTTGTTGACCGGTGCCACACCGTTCGATGCTGGCGAACTACTCAAGGCTGGCCTTGACGAAGTCCGGCGTGTAATCCGTGAGCAGGAGCCCCTTCGGCCTTCCACACATTTAAGCAAAATGACTGAGGCAGATTTGACAACGGTGGCGCAACACCGCTGTTCCGAGCCGCCCACGTTGATTCGCACGGTTCGCGGAGATCTGGACTGGATTGTCATGAAGATCTTGGAGAAAGACCGTACGCGTCGCTATGAAACGGCCAACGGTCTCGCGCTCGACATTGAACGATTTCTGGCCAACGATCCCGTCTCAGCGCGCCCACCGAGCTCGCTTTACAAATTTCAAAAGACCGTGCTTCGCAACAAATTGCTGTTCATCGGCATTGGGGTCATCGCAGGGCTTTTCGTCACGTGCTTGATTATCGTTTCGGCGTCGCTCGCCAAAGAACGGCAGGCGCGTCGCGAGTCCGATGCCGACAAGGCAAAGGCTCAAACTGAAGTGGCCAAGAGCCGGCAAGTCACGAAATTTCTCGAGGACATGCTGCAAGGCGTTGGACCGTCGGTTGCCCTCGGCCGGGATACGACAATGTTGCGGGAGATCCTGGACAGATCAGCCGAGCGAGTTGGCACGCAGCTCACAAATCAGCCGGCAGTCGAGGCCGAGTTGCGAACCAGAATTGGCAATGTTTATGGCGAGCTTGCGCTCTTTAACAAGGCTGAGGCCATGCAACGCGGCGCTCTGGCAACCTACAAACAATTGTACGGTGAGGAGAATGCCGAGACGGCTACAGCGCTCAACGGCTTGGCCATTTTGCTTCGGCAGGAAGGCAAACTTGCGGAGGCTGAGGCCGCTTTTCGCGAAGCTTTGAAGGCGCGGCGCAAGAACTTCGGCAGCGAAAACACGGATGTCGCCACCTCACTCAACGAACTGTCGCGTGTATTGCTGGAGGAAGATAAAACAGCCGAAGCAGAAACATTAAGCCGGGAAGCTCTGTCGACACGACGAAAGCTGCTCGGAGAGGAAAATCTCGACGTCGCTGATTCACTCGACTCCAATGGAATCATTCTGCGACTGCAAGGCAAGAACGGGGAGGCTGAAGCCATGGCGCGACAGGCTTTGGCGATACGGCGTAAACTTCTCGATGAGGGACACCCGCTGGTGGCCGTCTCGCTGATCAACCTGGGATTGGTGTTGTTCAATGAAGGCAAATGCGACGAGGCGGAGTCCTGCTACCGCGAAGCGCTGGATAAACAATCCAAACTCGTCGGACACGACCACCTGAACGTGGCGGTCGGATTGAGCGATCTCGCCTTCCTCTTCCGAAAGCAAGACAAGGTCGCCAACGCCGAAACACTGCTGCGTTACGCGCTTTCCGTTGAAGGCAAATTCCTGGCCAAGGAGCATCCTGAATACGTTAAAACGTATCGAAAACTCGGTTTGACGCTGGAATCCCGTGGAAAGCTTGCCGAGGCGGAAGCTGCGGACCGCGAAGTGTTCGAATTGGCGCGAAAGGTTTACGGCGACGAGCATTACGAAGTCGCCCAGGCACTCCATTCCCTATTACAGGTCCTTATGGGTGAGAAGAAGTACGCCGCGATAGACCAATTACTGACCGAGTTTCTTACTCCGGATTTTGTCTCCACAGCGCAGAGTGCTCGTTGTCTGGTGGTGCGTGCGGAATACCTTGCTCGACGAAGCCGCTGGAAAGAGGCTGCGGCCGATATGGCCTTGGCTCTAAGATACCATCCCACAGACTCTCGTTACTATCACATGCAAGCACCACTGCTGGCCGAAACACGCGACCAAGGGCAATATCAACTCCTCTGCCAGAACATCCTCAAGGACTTTGCCGGTACATCCGACCCGTTCGTTGCCGACCGGATGGCCAAAGATTGCCTCCTTCTCCCAGCTTCAGGAGTGGATTTGCGGTTGGTCAGTGAAATGGCGGATACCGCTGTCATAGCCGGAAAGGACGAGGCCGCAATGCCCTTCTTTCAATGTAGCAAAGCGCTGGCGGAATATCGGCAGGGGCATTTTGCCAACGCCATTGAATGCGCGCAGAAATCCCTGAAGGGACCAGAATACTTATACGCTCAAGCTGAGGCCTATCCCGTTTTGGCAATGGCGCATTTTCAAGTCAAACAGAATGACGCGGCAAAAGCCGCGTTGGCCAAAGGATTGGAACTTATGCAAGATCAATTACCCAAACGTGGCTGTGACGATTTAGGAGACGACTGGCAGGGTTGGATTTTCTCTCAAGTATTGATGAACGAAGCTACATCTCTAATTAACCCTGAACCGGCATCTGGAAACAACGCGGTCAGGCCATAG
- a CDS encoding sigma-70 family RNA polymerase sigma factor, translated as MSDATLPLTALEQGEPEAAEKLLDLVYEELRLLAASKMAKEAPRQTLQATALVHEAWLRLMGTKNPKFENRAHFFSAAAEAMRRILIDRARRKLTRRHGGECERIDMNEQVLSVPDTDRQLLAVHEVLDDLAKQFPVQSEVVKLRYFAGMTNEEIAGVLGISVSTVKNYWTFARTWIFSEITKSS; from the coding sequence ATGAGCGACGCCACACTACCGTTGACTGCTCTCGAGCAAGGCGAACCCGAGGCTGCTGAAAAGCTACTCGATCTCGTCTATGAGGAATTGCGGTTGCTCGCAGCCAGCAAGATGGCGAAGGAAGCGCCCAGGCAGACACTTCAGGCCACTGCATTAGTGCATGAGGCGTGGTTGCGATTGATGGGCACCAAAAACCCAAAATTTGAAAATCGCGCTCACTTCTTCTCTGCCGCCGCCGAGGCCATGCGCCGTATCCTCATTGACCGTGCGCGTCGTAAACTTACCCGGCGGCACGGTGGCGAATGCGAGCGAATTGACATGAACGAACAGGTGTTATCAGTCCCGGACACCGACCGGCAACTGCTGGCCGTGCATGAAGTTTTGGATGATCTCGCAAAGCAGTTTCCAGTTCAGAGTGAGGTGGTCAAGCTGCGCTATTTCGCCGGGATGACCAACGAGGAAATCGCGGGGGTCCTGGGCATTTCTGTTTCCACGGTAAAAAATTATTGGACATTCGCTCGCACCTGGATTTTCAGCGAGATCACCAAGTCCAGCTGA
- a CDS encoding NAD(P)H-dependent oxidoreductase — translation MSNINHQQLITQLNWRYATKQFDPNRKINERDWAALEAALLLTPSSGGLQPWKFIVVTDPSVRTKLLPASYGQPQITDASHLVVFAAKNNFSEADVDAHLKHVAEVQGIPVEALTPFRAMLVGGIVTNMDEAARNAWARNQAYIALGNLLTSAALLGIDACPMEGVDRDQYDEILGLKANGFATAVIVTLGHRSATDNYAIARKVRFPKEQVFARI, via the coding sequence ATGAGCAATATCAATCACCAACAACTTATCACTCAACTGAACTGGCGCTACGCTACCAAGCAGTTCGATCCAAACCGGAAAATCAACGAGCGCGATTGGGCGGCACTCGAAGCGGCGCTGCTGTTGACGCCTTCAAGCGGCGGCCTGCAACCGTGGAAATTTATTGTCGTAACCGATCCATCTGTCCGCACAAAACTTCTGCCTGCGTCATACGGCCAGCCGCAAATCACTGATGCTTCGCATTTGGTCGTGTTCGCCGCGAAAAATAATTTCAGCGAAGCCGACGTGGACGCGCACTTGAAACATGTTGCTGAAGTTCAGGGCATTCCTGTCGAAGCGTTGACTCCATTCCGCGCGATGCTGGTTGGTGGAATCGTCACAAACATGGACGAAGCCGCACGCAATGCCTGGGCGCGCAATCAGGCCTACATTGCGCTCGGCAATTTGCTGACCAGTGCCGCGTTGCTGGGGATTGATGCGTGTCCGATGGAAGGGGTTGATCGCGATCAATACGATGAGATTCTTGGATTGAAGGCGAATGGTTTTGCGACCGCCGTGATCGTCACGCTTGGACATCGCTCTGCGACTGACAATTACGCAATCGCCCGCAAAGTGCGTTTTCCCAAGGAACAAGTCTTCGCCAGAATCTGA
- a CDS encoding 3-oxoacyl-ACP reductase family protein, producing MNQTLKNKRALITGGSRGIGAAIVKRLAREGVHVALTYSNSPDRANEVAKMAQSLGVKAIAIKADSADANAIIAAVEHTVKELGGIDILINNAGVLALGPIDGFSLADFDRTIAVNVRAVFVATQAAVKHMKEGGRIINIGSCNAERMPFSGGGVYAMSKSALVGLVKGLARDLGARAITINNVQPGPIDTEMNPDNSEFAGMLKKQFMALPRYGNADEVAGMVAYLAGPEAAYVTGASLTIDGGFNA from the coding sequence ATGAACCAAACACTCAAAAATAAACGCGCACTAATCACCGGAGGCAGCCGTGGCATTGGTGCTGCCATCGTCAAACGTCTGGCCAGGGAAGGCGTTCATGTCGCGTTGACCTACTCCAATTCGCCCGACAGAGCCAATGAGGTAGCTAAAATGGCGCAGTCACTCGGGGTCAAAGCCATTGCCATTAAGGCTGACAGTGCCGACGCGAACGCCATCATCGCTGCGGTCGAGCACACAGTAAAGGAACTTGGCGGGATTGACATCCTGATCAATAACGCTGGTGTTCTGGCTCTCGGCCCGATTGATGGTTTTTCGCTCGCCGACTTCGACCGGACCATCGCCGTCAACGTGCGTGCCGTATTTGTGGCGACGCAGGCGGCGGTCAAGCACATGAAGGAGGGTGGACGCATTATCAACATCGGCAGTTGCAACGCCGAGCGCATGCCGTTTTCAGGCGGAGGCGTTTACGCGATGAGCAAGTCCGCCCTCGTGGGGCTTGTCAAAGGTTTGGCGCGCGATCTTGGTGCGCGGGCAATTACCATTAACAACGTTCAGCCCGGCCCCATTGATACGGAGATGAATCCGGACAACAGCGAATTTGCCGGGATGCTCAAGAAACAATTTATGGCGTTGCCTCGTTACGGCAACGCCGACGAGGTTGCGGGGATGGTCGCCTACCTGGCCGGCCCTGAGGCTGCTTACGTCACCGGAGCAAGCCTTACGATTGATGGAGGGTTCAACGCATAA
- a CDS encoding hydrolase, whose translation MSQYNKLYTPADSAIVFIDHQPQMIFGVANADRATLINNVTLLAKVAKEFNVPSVITAVETESFSGYVWPQLLDVFPGQPIVERSSMNSWDDAGFRKAIEATGRKNILLTGLWTEVCVTWPAIEMLGAGYNIYVVEDCCGATSPAAQEAALSRMVQAGAVRLTAIGALLEWQRDWKNKDHYNELMSLLKSQAGAYGIGVEYAYTMVHHAPQSAQKPQIVMKKAQLAMSGPSV comes from the coding sequence ATGAGCCAATATAACAAACTCTATACACCGGCAGATTCCGCCATCGTGTTCATTGACCATCAACCGCAGATGATTTTCGGCGTCGCAAATGCCGACCGTGCCACGTTGATCAATAACGTCACGCTCCTCGCCAAAGTCGCAAAGGAATTCAACGTTCCCTCAGTCATCACAGCCGTCGAGACTGAGTCGTTCAGTGGTTACGTCTGGCCACAGTTGCTCGACGTTTTTCCTGGCCAGCCAATCGTCGAACGCAGCTCCATGAATTCCTGGGACGATGCCGGCTTCCGCAAGGCGATCGAAGCGACGGGCAGGAAGAATATCCTCCTGACCGGTCTGTGGACGGAAGTGTGCGTCACCTGGCCGGCCATCGAAATGCTTGGCGCGGGGTACAACATTTATGTCGTCGAGGATTGTTGCGGCGCGACTTCCCCCGCCGCACAAGAAGCCGCTCTCTCGCGCATGGTGCAGGCCGGTGCCGTGCGTCTGACCGCCATCGGAGCTTTGCTCGAATGGCAGCGTGATTGGAAAAATAAGGATCACTATAACGAGCTCATGAGCCTTCTCAAATCACAGGCTGGTGCTTACGGCATCGGCGTCGAATACGCCTACACGATGGTGCATCACGCGCCGCAATCCGCACAGAAGCCGCAGATTGTGATGAAGAAGGCGCAATTAGCAATGTCCGGGCCATCGGTCTGA
- a CDS encoding amidohydrolase, which translates to MKSNISLVAALTNVSLFLGVLSFFPNPAAAQDQQADLIVQNAAITTLDPAQPIAQALAVKDGKIVAVGTDESVLKWKSARTKVVDAKKLRLIPGLNDSHAHYLRGGISFNYELRWDGLTSLKEGLAMIRKQATRTPAGQWVRVVGGFTPWQFKEKRLPTPEELTAASPNRPVYVQYFYSAVVMNRKGVETLGIDRNTTFPPGTSIEKDANGDPTGNFFATPSPNLFYKLLATLPKPSEEEAESGETQLFHTLARYGLTSVIDAGGGGFSFPGDYTTPVAMVEHRKLPLRVSFYLFTQNPGKELDEYENWIKNNRVGQNLDEFREHGFELEGAGEWVLWKAGDFENFRSPRPTQDGDMEEKLEPLVALFVKNRWPFRIHATYDESIARILNVIEKVNAKTPLNGLRWSFEHAETVKEGNIDRIKALGGGVAVQDRMFFLGDDFLARYGAQDAEHAPPLHLLLAKGVPVGMGTDATRSSFNPWLGLYFMVTGKVASGAQFLSAENRLSREEALRLYTAGSAWFSQEETEKGLIKVGEFADFALLSKDYMTVPEEQIKTIESVLTVVGGKPVYSARGYKNLIPEKVPDPLPAWSPVTLFPSFHTIH; encoded by the coding sequence ATGAAAAGTAACATATCCCTGGTTGCGGCCTTGACCAATGTCTCATTGTTCTTGGGTGTTCTCTCATTTTTTCCAAACCCTGCGGCAGCGCAGGACCAACAGGCCGATCTCATCGTTCAGAACGCTGCCATCACCACTCTCGACCCGGCGCAGCCAATCGCGCAGGCGCTTGCGGTGAAAGACGGAAAGATTGTCGCTGTGGGCACCGATGAATCGGTTCTGAAATGGAAAAGCGCACGCACAAAGGTTGTCGATGCCAAAAAACTCCGTCTGATTCCGGGCCTCAACGACTCCCACGCCCATTACTTGCGCGGCGGTATTTCATTTAATTACGAACTGCGCTGGGATGGCCTAACAAGCCTGAAAGAGGGCCTTGCCATGATTCGCAAGCAGGCGACCCGCACGCCTGCTGGTCAGTGGGTGCGTGTCGTTGGTGGATTCACGCCATGGCAGTTCAAGGAGAAGCGATTGCCCACGCCGGAGGAACTCACCGCGGCATCCCCCAATCGGCCGGTGTATGTACAATATTTTTACAGCGCTGTAGTAATGAACCGGAAAGGGGTCGAAACGCTGGGCATAGACCGTAACACCACATTTCCCCCAGGAACGAGTATTGAGAAAGATGCCAACGGCGATCCCACTGGAAACTTCTTCGCCACGCCCAGTCCCAACCTCTTCTACAAACTGCTCGCGACGCTGCCAAAACCGAGCGAGGAAGAGGCGGAGAGTGGCGAAACACAGCTTTTTCACACACTCGCCCGCTATGGACTGACGAGCGTGATAGACGCTGGTGGCGGCGGTTTCAGTTTCCCTGGTGACTATACCACACCTGTGGCAATGGTGGAGCACCGCAAACTTCCACTAAGGGTTTCCTTTTATCTGTTCACCCAGAATCCCGGAAAAGAGCTTGATGAATACGAGAACTGGATAAAGAACAATCGGGTCGGTCAGAACCTGGATGAATTCAGGGAGCACGGGTTCGAACTCGAGGGAGCAGGTGAATGGGTGCTTTGGAAGGCCGGTGACTTCGAGAATTTTCGGTCTCCGCGTCCGACGCAGGATGGGGACATGGAAGAGAAGCTCGAGCCCCTCGTCGCGCTGTTTGTCAAAAACCGCTGGCCGTTTCGCATCCACGCGACCTACGATGAATCTATCGCCCGCATCTTGAACGTCATTGAAAAGGTCAACGCAAAGACACCACTAAACGGCCTTCGCTGGTCTTTCGAACACGCCGAGACGGTCAAGGAAGGGAACATTGATCGGATCAAGGCCCTCGGTGGCGGTGTGGCGGTGCAAGATCGCATGTTCTTTCTCGGCGACGACTTCCTCGCGCGCTATGGAGCGCAAGACGCTGAACATGCGCCGCCGTTGCATCTGTTGCTGGCCAAAGGTGTGCCAGTGGGAATGGGGACGGACGCCACCCGCTCGTCGTTCAATCCTTGGTTGGGCTTGTATTTCATGGTCACCGGCAAAGTTGCCTCCGGCGCACAGTTCCTATCAGCAGAAAACCGACTGTCCAGAGAGGAGGCGTTGCGACTCTATACTGCCGGTAGTGCCTGGTTCTCCCAGGAGGAAACTGAAAAGGGGCTCATCAAAGTTGGCGAGTTCGCGGATTTCGCGCTGCTCTCGAAGGACTACATGACCGTACCGGAAGAACAGATCAAGACCATTGAATCTGTATTAACTGTGGTAGGCGGCAAACCGGTCTATTCGGCTCGGGGATACAAAAACCTGATTCCTGAGAAAGTGCCTGATCCATTACCTGCTTGGTCTCCAGTAACCTTGTTTCCGAGTTTCCACACAATCCACTAG
- a CDS encoding alpha/beta fold hydrolase: protein MPGWPESWFAWRRVIPELVRSGRRVYAIDPRGFGDSEKPLTGYDPATAAQDLHAFIETLDLAKGRGVDVVGHDIGTWIAFAHATAFPHDVRRLVLSEAAIPGISSLPGGAPDSATNLKTWHFGFNRLNDLPEILVQGHERAFLSWFFTNKILRKGAIEPAALDEYVRLFSNPDSARAGFTYYRDFFDEAGQAQMKDGAARRLAMPVLALGGEGGVGSALLKAVQPLGDNVHGGVLVGFGHYLPEECPEELTRAIFEFWRANPSEAK from the coding sequence GTGCCCGGCTGGCCGGAGAGCTGGTTCGCGTGGCGGCGCGTGATTCCCGAGCTCGTCCGCAGCGGCAGGCGCGTCTATGCAATTGACCCGCGCGGTTTCGGCGACAGCGAAAAACCTCTCACCGGCTACGATCCGGCCACCGCCGCGCAGGATCTGCATGCTTTCATAGAAACCCTTGACTTGGCGAAGGGCCGCGGCGTGGACGTCGTCGGCCATGACATCGGAACCTGGATCGCGTTTGCTCACGCAACTGCGTTCCCCCACGATGTTCGCCGCTTGGTGCTCAGCGAGGCAGCCATCCCGGGCATCTCGTCACTACCTGGGGGGGCACCGGATAGCGCGACGAATCTCAAGACCTGGCACTTCGGCTTCAATCGGCTCAACGATCTGCCGGAGATTCTCGTGCAGGGCCATGAGCGTGCGTTCCTGTCCTGGTTCTTCACAAACAAGATTCTCCGAAAAGGGGCGATCGAACCGGCGGCCCTTGACGAATACGTGCGTTTGTTCTCAAACCCTGACTCAGCGCGGGCGGGATTCACCTACTACCGGGACTTCTTTGACGAGGCCGGGCAGGCACAGATGAAGGATGGAGCCGCTCGCCGGCTGGCAATGCCGGTTCTGGCGCTGGGCGGCGAGGGAGGCGTGGGCAGCGCGTTGCTGAAGGCAGTGCAACCTCTCGGCGACAACGTGCATGGTGGCGTGCTCGTGGGGTTCGGGCATTACCTACCAGAGGAATGTCCGGAAGAACTCACGCGCGCCATCTTCGAGTTCTGGCGGGCGAATCCTTCCGAAGCCAAATAG
- a CDS encoding antibiotic biosynthesis monooxygenase yields MNQPSTITVSITRTVKPGCEAAFERALHEFVQRSLVLPGQMGVHIMRPAPGSASREYGIIRKFANRDALTEFRTSPEYIEWNGLAMELTEGSGRVEELTGLESWFTLPGTPLRALPKWKMAIATFLGVFPVATILNLTISPAIRPWNFLVGNAVFNASVVALLTWVVMPVITRVLHSWLHSDEMKTSP; encoded by the coding sequence ATGAACCAGCCGAGCACAATCACCGTTTCCATCACCCGCACAGTGAAACCCGGATGTGAGGCCGCCTTTGAGCGAGCGTTGCACGAATTTGTACAGCGCTCGCTGGTGCTGCCTGGACAGATGGGTGTTCACATCATGCGTCCCGCGCCGGGCAGTGCATCGCGCGAATACGGCATCATCCGCAAGTTCGCGAACCGCGATGCACTCACTGAGTTTCGCACCTCGCCTGAATATATTGAATGGAATGGACTCGCGATGGAGTTGACCGAAGGCAGCGGCCGGGTTGAGGAACTCACCGGCTTGGAAAGCTGGTTCACCTTGCCCGGAACACCATTGCGTGCATTGCCGAAATGGAAAATGGCCATCGCCACTTTTCTCGGGGTCTTTCCAGTCGCCACAATTCTGAATCTGACTATCAGTCCGGCGATTCGGCCATGGAATTTTCTAGTTGGCAATGCCGTCTTTAACGCCTCGGTCGTGGCTCTTCTGACCTGGGTTGTCATGCCTGTAATCACACGGGTTCTGCACAGCTGGTTGCACTCTGACGAAATGAAAACCTCCCCATGA
- a CDS encoding amidohydrolase, translated as MNSKKFPDLILHNGRITTLDPKYPEATNFAVKDGRIIGVDDAEEYERGPNTRVIDLKGRRVIPGLNDSHLHVIRGGLNYNLELRWEGVPSLADALRMLKEQAQRTPPGQWVRVVGGWSEFQFAERRMPTLEEINAAAPETPVFILHLYCRALLNQAALRACGYTKDTPNPPGGEIQRDHGGKPTGLLIARPNATILYATLAKGPKLPPEHQMNSTRQFMRELNRLGLTSIIDAGGGFQNYPEDYAIIEELHRKGEMTVRIAYNLFTQKPKQEKEDFARWIKMTGPGVGDDFFRCNGAGEMLVFSAADFEDFLEPRPDLATSLEGELREVVSLLAANKWPFRLHATYDESITRFLNVFEKVNRDVPFKGLNWFFDHCETISDRNLERVKALGGGIAIQHRMAFQGEYFMERYGKQAAERTPPVRRMLEMGIPVGAGTDATRVASYNPWVSLYWLVTGKTVGGVSMYPEKNLLSRQEALRLYTQGSSWFSSESGKKGTIAPGQLADFVALTEDFFSVPEDQIKGIESVLTVVGGKIVHATDEFVSHAPPSIPVLPEWSPVKVFGGYGAPLDVRKAARAGVPIQQHQHSADCHSHGCAHALQQLFTAAETARNRYADFFGLGCDCFAF; from the coding sequence ATGAATTCAAAAAAGTTCCCCGACCTGATTCTTCACAACGGACGAATCACGACACTCGACCCGAAATATCCCGAAGCGACGAATTTTGCCGTCAAGGACGGCCGCATCATCGGTGTGGACGACGCGGAGGAATATGAGCGCGGGCCGAACACCAGGGTAATTGACCTTAAAGGACGGCGCGTCATTCCCGGCCTCAACGATTCGCACCTGCATGTCATTCGCGGCGGGTTGAATTACAATCTGGAGCTGCGTTGGGAAGGTGTGCCGTCGCTGGCCGACGCACTGCGAATGCTCAAGGAACAGGCGCAACGCACGCCGCCCGGACAATGGGTGCGCGTGGTCGGCGGTTGGAGTGAATTTCAATTCGCCGAGCGTCGGATGCCGACCTTGGAGGAGATCAACGCCGCCGCGCCCGAAACGCCAGTGTTCATTCTGCATCTGTATTGCCGTGCGCTTCTGAACCAGGCGGCTTTGCGCGCCTGCGGGTATACGAAGGACACGCCCAATCCGCCGGGCGGCGAAATTCAACGTGACCACGGCGGCAAACCCACCGGATTGCTCATTGCGCGTCCCAACGCCACGATTCTTTACGCCACACTTGCCAAAGGACCCAAGCTTCCGCCGGAGCACCAGATGAATTCCACGCGCCAGTTCATGCGTGAGTTGAACCGACTCGGTCTGACGAGCATTATCGATGCAGGCGGCGGGTTTCAGAATTACCCGGAGGACTACGCCATCATTGAGGAATTGCACCGCAAGGGAGAGATGACTGTCCGCATCGCTTACAACCTCTTCACACAAAAACCCAAACAGGAGAAGGAGGACTTCGCGCGTTGGATTAAGATGACGGGGCCGGGTGTAGGCGACGACTTCTTTCGCTGTAACGGCGCGGGTGAAATGTTGGTTTTCTCGGCGGCGGACTTTGAGGATTTTCTTGAACCGCGTCCTGACCTCGCCACCTCACTTGAGGGAGAACTGAGGGAAGTTGTCTCATTGCTTGCGGCCAACAAATGGCCATTTCGTCTCCACGCCACCTACGACGAGAGCATTACGCGCTTTTTGAATGTATTCGAGAAAGTGAACCGCGATGTGCCGTTCAAAGGGTTGAATTGGTTCTTCGATCATTGTGAAACCATTTCCGACCGCAATCTCGAGCGCGTGAAAGCACTGGGCGGCGGAATTGCCATCCAGCATCGCATGGCATTCCAAGGCGAATACTTCATGGAGCGCTATGGCAAGCAAGCAGCGGAACGGACTCCGCCCGTGCGCAGGATGCTGGAGATGGGCATTCCGGTCGGCGCTGGTACGGACGCGACGCGGGTGGCCAGTTATAACCCGTGGGTTTCGCTCTACTGGCTCGTGACGGGCAAGACAGTGGGCGGAGTCTCGATGTATCCCGAGAAAAACCTGCTCAGCCGCCAGGAAGCGCTTCGGCTTTACACCCAGGGAAGCAGTTGGTTTTCGAGCGAAAGTGGAAAGAAGGGAACGATCGCACCCGGCCAATTGGCCGACTTCGTCGCGCTTACCGAGGACTTTTTCTCCGTCCCGGAAGATCAGATCAAAGGCATTGAATCCGTCCTTACAGTGGTCGGCGGCAAAATTGTTCATGCCACAGATGAATTCGTCTCTCACGCCCCACCGTCGATTCCAGTGCTCCCAGAGTGGTCGCCCGTCAAAGTGTTCGGCGGCTACGGGGCGCCGTTGGACGTGCGTAAGGCTGCGCGAGCCGGAGTACCAATTCAGCAGCACCAACACAGTGCCGACTGCCATTCGCACGGTTGCGCTCACGCCTTGCAACAGCTCTTCACTGCTGCTGAAACAGCGCGCAATCGCTACGCCGACTTCTTCGGGCTGGGTTGCGATTGTTTCGCGTTCTGA